A genomic stretch from Pomacea canaliculata isolate SZHN2017 linkage group LG2, ASM307304v1, whole genome shotgun sequence includes:
- the LOC112554582 gene encoding mucin-like protein isoform X1, with protein sequence MTFQASVVIVVTWDRVQQYFPSVDYKPTNMGDATFQVALVTDWSESYALVQYRVGHMTWRYPGRWYSIQMGVAKGEITTFQPNVYSGTELAYEIDSFYGNSGYKGYWVYQLGKIPASYTKTCQAWLRRNKNLKKQREAGFAALPKCPCSRRGIFRAVVRQWRFHRRDERNQFECVILNVARTGQFAPFGKECCYSTNPLKPDTLDMLITSPPFAGAALAFNPLVFAQEKLYDAEDRIPHVACCEHGTNKQCRRYYNLRPIGKCDPNPAMQWTPLYGDPQITTMDGRRYLYNGLAEITLVKINTSNVSFTLQARTQRAELRLGTPTNGTVFTAVGAEENGVRVFLQIDPNTNTTLIVYAGGRDYTTRFNKEGDDFIVDDGSVLLTRDNDTCVVSFPSGISLQIYIRMKALVIGIAMPHNFQTLTKGMLGNFNGDETDDFILPSGERLNNSLSERQIFNLFANKWLVNANNSVMRYEARMGPADFYRQDFQPVFLDEVDPSRLTQAKNLCGDTNMPCIYDFLATGDESFAFQTSDLRNLSDILIQQSKNTAPVLQVPEAVYVTIHVVAAFVVTGVDPDVSDSLTYRLLDDANGILRIDQSTGEVSVNMTSLTPFKIEIYAVDSVGTQSPVESIPIVACSGCSGHGTCNMSDTRDVLGDHDFQFAVCRCGPAWAGDNCELDKDGCSDSPCHPLRTCTDIPASRQGDSDIGYTCSACPQGFFMKNDSKDCFDVDECLISTLHGCDMICTNTYGSYECSCQEGYRLSTNGHSCTDVNECIERTHDCQQICTNTAGGFQCECEAGYTYDSTSKSCTVNADFPQVCRTSTCSQGCRVITDAAKISRPQCFCYLGYDLDVRDNATCVDRDECRDKVCDQVCNNTAGGFSCSCYDGFALNKDERTCSACPYLKYGPECRQTCTCSGRSVACHPVRGCVCQDGWTGTTCADDVDECVENPDVCGSDQTCVNNKGSYSCVCRSGYASDDSGVCRDIDECTTDIPCKENQQCNNIPGGYYCSCNPGYTKSNTGNCTDVNECAANRGDCQHDCVNVLGSFNCECKYGYRLNADRKTCTEVREVCVIPTTCSKADGCTLDDNNNDLCFCNSGYTINQNTQTCQDIDECTTGLANCSHNCTNTPDSFTCSCPVGKKLDNDGLTCSTCLPGTFGPNCTQVCACAAGAERCDAVSGCVCRQGWEGEKCDKDVDECQQRTLPANCTGANVECVNTNGGYTCRCRQGYAADNNGVCQDINECSEPVCDQNCNNTIGSYVCTCDNGFYWNTTTLTCKDVDECATLETNVCTQRCENTAGSFRCSCNVTGYILNNDGFTCRLPAMNSEATQTPWTEVTSLSTDLTKVTSLSTDLTKVTSLSTDLTKVTSLSTDLTKVTSLSTDDLTDVTSLSTDNLTDVTSLNTDNLTDVTSLSTDNLTDVTSLNTDNSTEESATPFASVTSKANDTDLSTDVSNTTATAELTTGQIAGIVVGSVGGVAVVATAVGFVVLKVKAHMMIGVQPLG encoded by the exons ATGACCTTCCAGGCGAGCGTCGTCATCGTGGTCACGTGGGATCGTGTACAGCAGTACTTCCCGTCTGTCGACTACAAACCGACTAAC ATGGGTGACGCCACGTTTCAAGTGGCTCTGGTCACCGACTGGTCTGAGTCTTACGCTCTGGTCCAGTACCGGGTGGGTCACATGACCTGGCGATACCCAGGCCGCTGGTACAGCATTCAAATGGGAGTCGCTAAAGGAGAAATCACAACATTCCAGCCAAATGTGTATTCTGGAACTGAACTGGCCTATGAAATCGACTCGTTCTATGGAAATTCAG GATACAAAGGGTACTGGGTGTACCAGTTAGGAAAGATCCCAGCCAGCTACACCAAGACATGCCAAGCCTGGCTTCGTAGGAACAAGAACCTGAAAAAACAGCGAGAGGCAGGTTTTGCCGCCCTACCCAAGTGCCCCTGTTCCAGGAGAGGCATTTTCAGAGCTGTCGTCAGACAGTGGAGGTTTCATCGCAGAGACGAGCGAAATCAGTTCGAGTGCGTCATCCTCAACGTGGCTCGCACAGGACAGTTCGCTCCCTTTGGGAAG GAGTGTTGCTACTCGACCAATCCTCTGAAGCCAGACACACTTGACATGCTCATCACATCTCCACCTTTTGCCGGGGCGGCGCTGGCCTTTAACCCTTTGGTCTTCGCTCAAGAGAAGCTGTACGACGCTGAGGACAGGATCCCACATGTTGCTTGTTGTGAGCACgggacaaacaaacaatgtcgTCGCTACTACAATCTACGACCCATCGGAAAATGCGACCCCAATCCAGCGATGCAATGGA CTCCCTTGTACGGTGACCCCCAGATAACGACCATGGATGGCAGGAGGTATCTCTATAACGGTCTGGCAGAGATCACGCTGGTCAAAATAAACACGTCAAACGTCAGTTTCACCCTTCAGGCCCGGACGCAGAGGGCGGAGCTTCGGCTGGGAACGCCCACCAACGGGACTGTCTTTACGGCGGTCGGGGCGGAGGAGAACGGAGTGAGGGTCTTCCTGCAGATCGACCCCAACACTAACACCA CTCTGATCGTCTACGCTGGTGGTAGAGACTACACTACCCGTTTCAATAAAGAGGGAGACGACTTCATTGTTGACGACGGAAGTGTTTTACTGACACGAGATAACGACACGTGTGTCGTCAGCTTTCCGTCAG GTATAAGCCTGCAGATTTACATCCGTATGAAAGCCTTGGTGATAGGAATTGCCATGCCTCACAACTTCCAGACTTTGACAAAAGGGATGCTGGGAAACTTCAATGGCGACGAGACAGACGACTTCATTCTGCCAAGTGGAGAGCGTCTGAACAACAGTTTGAGCGAGCGGCAGATTTTCAACTTGTTTGCCAACAAAT GGCTGGTCAACGCCAACAACAGCGTCATGCGATACGAGGCCAGAATGGGTCCAGCGGACTTCTATCGCCAAGACTTTCAACCTGTCTTCCTGGACGAGGTGGACCCGTCTCGACTAACACAAGCCAAGAATCTGTGTGGAGACACCAACATGCCCTGCATCTACGACTTCCTGGCCACTGGAGACGAAAGCTTTGCTTTTCAGACGTCAGACCTCCGAAACCTGTCCGACATCCTCATCCAGCAGAGCA AGAACACAGCGCCAGTCCTACAGGTGCCTGAAGCTGTTTACGTCACTATACACGTCGTAGCAGCGTTTGTCGTCACTGGCGTTGATCCTGACGTCAGTGACAGTTTGACCTATCGATTGTTAGATGACGCAAACGGAATTCTAAGAATAGATCAATCAACTGGGGAAGTCAGCGTCAACATGACATCTTTAACACCCTTCAAAATCGA GATTTATGCCGTGGACTCAGTGGGCACTCAGTCTCCTGTAGAGTCCATTCCAATCGTCGCCTGCTCCGGGTGTTCAGGTCACGGCACGTGCAACATGTCGGACACTAGAGACGTGCTGGGTGACCACGACTTCCAGTTCGCCGTCTGTCGGTGCGGACCGGCCTGGGCGGGAGACAACTGCGAACTGGACAAAGACGGGTGCAGTGACAGCCCTTGCCACCCTCTTCGGACCTGCACAGACATACCAGCCAGTCGACAAGGCGATAGTGATATCGGGTACACATGCAGCGCGTGTCCTCAGGGGTTCTTTATGAAGAACGATTCCAAGGACTGTTTCGACGTCGACGAATGTCTCATCAGTACGTTACATGGCTGCGACATGATTTGCACCAACACGTACGGCAGTTACGAATGTTCCTGTCAGGAAGGCTATCGTCTGAGCACTAACGGTCATTCCTGTACTGACGTCAACGAATGTATTGAGAGAACTCACGACTGTCAGCAGATCTGTACCAACACTGCTGGCGGCTTCCAGTGCGAGTGCGAGGCAGGCTACACCTACGACAGCACCTCGAAGTCTTGTACTGTGAATGCCGACTTTCCTCAGGTTTGCAGGACCAGTACCTGCTCTCAGGGCTGCAGAGTCATCACGGATGCTGCAAAGATCAGCCGACCGCAGTGTTTCTGTTATCTCGGTTACGACCTGGACGTCAGGGACAACGCGACGTGCGTGGACCGCGATGAATGTCGGGACAAAGTGTGTGACCAGGTGTGTAACAACACGGCGGGCGGCTTCTCCTGCTCCTGCTACGACGGCTTCGCCCTGAACAAGGATGAGCGCACGTGCTCGGCCTGCCCGTATCTCAAGTACGGCCCCGAGTGTCGCCAGACGTGCACGTGCAGTGGCAGGAGCGTAGCGTGTCATCCTGTACGGGGCTGCGTCTGTCAGGACGGCTGGACTGGCACTACGTGCGCGGATGACGTAGACGAATGTGTAGAGAACCCGGATGTGTGCGGCTCCGATCAGACATGCGTCAACAACAAGGGATCTTACTCTTGTGTCTGTCGTTCGGGTTACGCTTCTGACGACAGCGGAGTCTGTCGAG atattgACGAGTGTACTACAGACATCCCATGTAAAGAGAACCAACAGTGTAATAACATTCCGGGTGGCTACTACTGCAGCTGTAACCCAGGCTACACCAAGTCTAATACAGGGAACTGCACGG ATGTTAATGAATGTGCGGCCAACCGAGGAGACTGCCAGCACGACTGTGTCAACGTCCTCGGCTCCTTCAACTGCGAGTGTAAATACGGCTACAGACTCAACGCTGACCGCAAGACCTGTACTGAGG TGCGAGAAGTTTGTGTCATCCCGACGACATGCAGCAAAGCCGACGGATGTACCCTTGACGATAACAACAATGACTTGTGTTTCTGTAACAGCGGCTACACGATCAACCAAAATACGCAAACCTGCCAAG ACATTGATGAATGCACGACGGGGCTGGCCAACTGTTCCCACAACTGTACTAACACACCTGACAGTTTCACCTGTAGCTGTCCTGTCGGAAAGAAGCTGGATAATGACGGCCTCACGTGCTCCA CCTGCTTGCCTGGGACGTTCGGACCTAACTGCACTcaagtgtgcgcatgcgcagctgGGGCGGAACGCTGTGACGCTGTTTCCGGTTGCGTGTGTCGTCAAGGTTGGGAAGGCGAAAAATGTGACAAAGATGTTGATGAGTGTCAGCAAAGAACGTTGCCTGCTAACTGTACAGGAGCAAACGTAGAATGTGTCAACACTAACGGAGGCTACACGTGCAGGTGTCGTCAGGGATACGCTGCAGACAACAACGGCGTGTGTCAAG ATATTAACGAATGTTCTGAGCCAGTTTGTGATCAGAATTGCAACAACACCATCGGCAGCTACGTTTGCACCTGCGACAACGGCTTCTACTGGAATACAACCACCCTGACATGCAAAG ATGTGGACGAATGCGCTACCCTGGAGACAAATGTTTGTACTCAACGCTGTGAGAATACCGCAGGATCATTCCGCTGCTCCTGTAACGTCACAGGATACATCCTGAACAACGACGGCTTCACGTGCAGAT TGCCAGCAATGAATTCAGAAGCCACGCAGACCCCATGGACGGAAGTGACTTCACTGAGCACTGACTTGACAAAAGTGACATCACTGAGCACTGACTTGACAAAAGTGACATCACTGAGCACTGACTTGACAAAAGTGACATCACTGAGCACTGACTTGACAAAAGTGACATCACTGAGCACTGACGACTTGACAGATGTGACATCACTGAGCACTGACAACTTGACAGATGTGACATCACTGAACACTGACAACTTGACAGATGTGACATCACTGAGCACTGACAACTTGACAGATGTGACATCACTGAACACTGACAACTCAACGGAAGAGTCTGCTACACCTTTCGCATCAGTGACTTCAAAAGCCAACGACACTGATCTCTCGACAGACGTCAGCAACACCACAGCGACAGCGGAGCTGACGACCGGACAGATCGCCGGCATCGTCGTTGGAAGTGTTGGAGGTGTCGCCGTTGTAGCAACAGCAGTTGGCTTTGTGGTGCTGAAAGTGAAAG
- the LOC112558010 gene encoding cubilin-like encodes MYLLTSQIFDGDSFSSPTVGSPLCGTTSSFDLVTTNQTSTTVLVRFTSDAVNTSVEQGYYGYISEWEPDPLRPGNYTEDSGSFKTPGYPDVYNDEEDVIWTITTKPYKTITLTFQDFELGPCCSNMITVVENLYYTIANIYYTGTVSPIISDRNSLEVRLFSLLDNGLNKFKASWTSECRQVFQSLDGTISSPNDLEFNTSSADCTYIIRQQPGYYIRIHFSSISFERDAKCRNYIEIHDGSTEFFPMLGQKYCGLSLPPPLTSTQNMVFMKFNTQTGYNNFSLTYSSHPQGNPHLQHNGTVT; translated from the exons ATGtatctgctgacgtcacagataTTTGACGGCGACTCCTTCTCATCACCGACTGTTGGAAGCCCGCTCTGTGGAACAACCAGTTCGTTTGACCTGGTAACCACCAACCAGACATCAACAACAGTTCTTGTCAGGTTCACGTCGGATGCTGTCAACACGTCTGTTGAGCAAGGATACTACGGATACATTTCTGAGTGGGAGCCAG ATCCATTGAGACCTGGTAACTACACCGAGGACAGCGGTAGTTTTAAAACTCCCGGCTACCCCGACGTCTACAACGACGAAGAGGACGTCATCTGGACCATCACCACAAAGCCCTACAAGACCATCACACTGACCTTTCAGGACTTTGAGCTTGGGCCATGCTGTTCTAATATGATAACT GTCGTCGAAAACCTCTACTACACGATAGCTAATATTTATTATACGGGTACAGTTTCACCGATCATCAGCGACAGAAACAGCCTTGAAGTtagattattttctttgctggaTAATGGTCTTAACAAGTTCAAGGCTTCCTGGACATCAG AATGTCGGCAAGTCTTCCAGAGTCTTGATGGAACCATTAGCTCCCCTAATGACCTGGAGTTTAACACCTCATCAGCAGACTGTACCTACATCATTAGACAACAACCAGGATACTACATCAGGATACACTTTTCTTCGATCAGCTTTGAGAGGGATGCAAAGTGCAGGAACTACATAGAA ATACACGACGGCAGTACAGAGTTCTTCCCCATGCTCGGTCAAAAGTACTGCGGTCTGTCACTTCCGCCACCTTTGACCTCCACACAGAACATGGTGTTCATGAAGTTCAACACTCAGACTGGGTACAACAACTTTAGTCTGACCTACTCCTCGCATCCGCAAGGTAATCCACACCTTCAGCACAATGGTACTGTCACATGA
- the LOC112554582 gene encoding mucin-like protein isoform X2: MTFQASVVIVVTWDRVQQYFPSVDYKPTNMGDATFQVALVTDWSESYALVQYRVGHMTWRYPGRWYSIQMGVAKGEITTFQPNVYSGTELAYEIDSFYGNSGYKGYWVYQLGKIPASYTKTCQAWLRRNKNLKKQREAGFAALPKCPCSRRGIFRAVVRQWRFHRRDERNQFECVILNVARTGQFAPFGKECCYSTNPLKPDTLDMLITSPPFAGAALAFNPLVFAQEKLYDAEDRIPHVACCEHGTNKQCRRYYNLRPIGKCDPNPAMQWTPLYGDPQITTMDGRRYLYNGLAEITLVKINTSNVSFTLQARTQRAELRLGTPTNGTVFTAVGAEENGVRVFLQIDPNTNTTLIVYAGGRDYTTRFNKEGDDFIVDDGSVLLTRDNDTCVVSFPSGISLQIYIRMKALVIGIAMPHNFQTLTKGMLGNFNGDETDDFILPSGERLNNSLSERQIFNLFANKWLVNANNSVMRYEARMGPADFYRQDFQPVFLDEVDPSRLTQAKNLCGDTNMPCIYDFLATGDESFAFQTSDLRNLSDILIQQSKNTAPVLQVPEAVYVTIHVVAAFVVTGVDPDVSDSLTYRLLDDANGILRIDQSTGEVSVNMTSLTPFKIEIYAVDSVGTQSPVESIPIVACSGCSGHGTCNMSDTRDVLGDHDFQFAVCRCGPAWAGDNCELDKDGCSDSPCHPLRTCTDIPASRQGDSDIGYTCSACPQGFFMKNDSKDCFDVDECLISTLHGCDMICTNTYGSYECSCQEGYRLSTNGHSCTDVNECIERTHDCQQICTNTAGGFQCECEAGYTYDSTSKSCTVNADFPQVCRTSTCSQGCRVITDAAKISRPQCFCYLGYDLDVRDNATCVDRDECRDKVCDQVCNNTAGGFSCSCYDGFALNKDERTCSACPYLKYGPECRQTCTCSGRSVACHPVRGCVCQDGWTGTTCADDVDECVENPDVCGSDQTCVNNKGSYSCVCRSGYASDDSGVCRDIDECTTDIPCKENQQCNNIPGGYYCSCNPGYTKSNTGNCTDVNECAANRGDCQHDCVNVLGSFNCECKYGYRLNADRKTCTEVREVCVIPTTCSKADGCTLDDNNNDLCFCNSGYTINQNTQTCQDIDECTTGLANCSHNCTNTPDSFTCSCPVGKKLDNDGLTCSTCLPGTFGPNCTQVCACAAGAERCDAVSGCVCRQGWEGEKCDKDVDECQQRTLPANCTGANVECVNTNGGYTCRCRQGYAADNNGVCQDINECSEPVCDQNCNNTIGSYVCTCDNGFYWNTTTLTCKDVDECATLETNVCTQRCENTAGSFRCSCNVTGYILNNDGFTCRYVSNTTATAELTTGQIAGIVVGSVGGVAVVATAVGFVVLKVKAHMMIGVQPLG, from the exons ATGACCTTCCAGGCGAGCGTCGTCATCGTGGTCACGTGGGATCGTGTACAGCAGTACTTCCCGTCTGTCGACTACAAACCGACTAAC ATGGGTGACGCCACGTTTCAAGTGGCTCTGGTCACCGACTGGTCTGAGTCTTACGCTCTGGTCCAGTACCGGGTGGGTCACATGACCTGGCGATACCCAGGCCGCTGGTACAGCATTCAAATGGGAGTCGCTAAAGGAGAAATCACAACATTCCAGCCAAATGTGTATTCTGGAACTGAACTGGCCTATGAAATCGACTCGTTCTATGGAAATTCAG GATACAAAGGGTACTGGGTGTACCAGTTAGGAAAGATCCCAGCCAGCTACACCAAGACATGCCAAGCCTGGCTTCGTAGGAACAAGAACCTGAAAAAACAGCGAGAGGCAGGTTTTGCCGCCCTACCCAAGTGCCCCTGTTCCAGGAGAGGCATTTTCAGAGCTGTCGTCAGACAGTGGAGGTTTCATCGCAGAGACGAGCGAAATCAGTTCGAGTGCGTCATCCTCAACGTGGCTCGCACAGGACAGTTCGCTCCCTTTGGGAAG GAGTGTTGCTACTCGACCAATCCTCTGAAGCCAGACACACTTGACATGCTCATCACATCTCCACCTTTTGCCGGGGCGGCGCTGGCCTTTAACCCTTTGGTCTTCGCTCAAGAGAAGCTGTACGACGCTGAGGACAGGATCCCACATGTTGCTTGTTGTGAGCACgggacaaacaaacaatgtcgTCGCTACTACAATCTACGACCCATCGGAAAATGCGACCCCAATCCAGCGATGCAATGGA CTCCCTTGTACGGTGACCCCCAGATAACGACCATGGATGGCAGGAGGTATCTCTATAACGGTCTGGCAGAGATCACGCTGGTCAAAATAAACACGTCAAACGTCAGTTTCACCCTTCAGGCCCGGACGCAGAGGGCGGAGCTTCGGCTGGGAACGCCCACCAACGGGACTGTCTTTACGGCGGTCGGGGCGGAGGAGAACGGAGTGAGGGTCTTCCTGCAGATCGACCCCAACACTAACACCA CTCTGATCGTCTACGCTGGTGGTAGAGACTACACTACCCGTTTCAATAAAGAGGGAGACGACTTCATTGTTGACGACGGAAGTGTTTTACTGACACGAGATAACGACACGTGTGTCGTCAGCTTTCCGTCAG GTATAAGCCTGCAGATTTACATCCGTATGAAAGCCTTGGTGATAGGAATTGCCATGCCTCACAACTTCCAGACTTTGACAAAAGGGATGCTGGGAAACTTCAATGGCGACGAGACAGACGACTTCATTCTGCCAAGTGGAGAGCGTCTGAACAACAGTTTGAGCGAGCGGCAGATTTTCAACTTGTTTGCCAACAAAT GGCTGGTCAACGCCAACAACAGCGTCATGCGATACGAGGCCAGAATGGGTCCAGCGGACTTCTATCGCCAAGACTTTCAACCTGTCTTCCTGGACGAGGTGGACCCGTCTCGACTAACACAAGCCAAGAATCTGTGTGGAGACACCAACATGCCCTGCATCTACGACTTCCTGGCCACTGGAGACGAAAGCTTTGCTTTTCAGACGTCAGACCTCCGAAACCTGTCCGACATCCTCATCCAGCAGAGCA AGAACACAGCGCCAGTCCTACAGGTGCCTGAAGCTGTTTACGTCACTATACACGTCGTAGCAGCGTTTGTCGTCACTGGCGTTGATCCTGACGTCAGTGACAGTTTGACCTATCGATTGTTAGATGACGCAAACGGAATTCTAAGAATAGATCAATCAACTGGGGAAGTCAGCGTCAACATGACATCTTTAACACCCTTCAAAATCGA GATTTATGCCGTGGACTCAGTGGGCACTCAGTCTCCTGTAGAGTCCATTCCAATCGTCGCCTGCTCCGGGTGTTCAGGTCACGGCACGTGCAACATGTCGGACACTAGAGACGTGCTGGGTGACCACGACTTCCAGTTCGCCGTCTGTCGGTGCGGACCGGCCTGGGCGGGAGACAACTGCGAACTGGACAAAGACGGGTGCAGTGACAGCCCTTGCCACCCTCTTCGGACCTGCACAGACATACCAGCCAGTCGACAAGGCGATAGTGATATCGGGTACACATGCAGCGCGTGTCCTCAGGGGTTCTTTATGAAGAACGATTCCAAGGACTGTTTCGACGTCGACGAATGTCTCATCAGTACGTTACATGGCTGCGACATGATTTGCACCAACACGTACGGCAGTTACGAATGTTCCTGTCAGGAAGGCTATCGTCTGAGCACTAACGGTCATTCCTGTACTGACGTCAACGAATGTATTGAGAGAACTCACGACTGTCAGCAGATCTGTACCAACACTGCTGGCGGCTTCCAGTGCGAGTGCGAGGCAGGCTACACCTACGACAGCACCTCGAAGTCTTGTACTGTGAATGCCGACTTTCCTCAGGTTTGCAGGACCAGTACCTGCTCTCAGGGCTGCAGAGTCATCACGGATGCTGCAAAGATCAGCCGACCGCAGTGTTTCTGTTATCTCGGTTACGACCTGGACGTCAGGGACAACGCGACGTGCGTGGACCGCGATGAATGTCGGGACAAAGTGTGTGACCAGGTGTGTAACAACACGGCGGGCGGCTTCTCCTGCTCCTGCTACGACGGCTTCGCCCTGAACAAGGATGAGCGCACGTGCTCGGCCTGCCCGTATCTCAAGTACGGCCCCGAGTGTCGCCAGACGTGCACGTGCAGTGGCAGGAGCGTAGCGTGTCATCCTGTACGGGGCTGCGTCTGTCAGGACGGCTGGACTGGCACTACGTGCGCGGATGACGTAGACGAATGTGTAGAGAACCCGGATGTGTGCGGCTCCGATCAGACATGCGTCAACAACAAGGGATCTTACTCTTGTGTCTGTCGTTCGGGTTACGCTTCTGACGACAGCGGAGTCTGTCGAG atattgACGAGTGTACTACAGACATCCCATGTAAAGAGAACCAACAGTGTAATAACATTCCGGGTGGCTACTACTGCAGCTGTAACCCAGGCTACACCAAGTCTAATACAGGGAACTGCACGG ATGTTAATGAATGTGCGGCCAACCGAGGAGACTGCCAGCACGACTGTGTCAACGTCCTCGGCTCCTTCAACTGCGAGTGTAAATACGGCTACAGACTCAACGCTGACCGCAAGACCTGTACTGAGG TGCGAGAAGTTTGTGTCATCCCGACGACATGCAGCAAAGCCGACGGATGTACCCTTGACGATAACAACAATGACTTGTGTTTCTGTAACAGCGGCTACACGATCAACCAAAATACGCAAACCTGCCAAG ACATTGATGAATGCACGACGGGGCTGGCCAACTGTTCCCACAACTGTACTAACACACCTGACAGTTTCACCTGTAGCTGTCCTGTCGGAAAGAAGCTGGATAATGACGGCCTCACGTGCTCCA CCTGCTTGCCTGGGACGTTCGGACCTAACTGCACTcaagtgtgcgcatgcgcagctgGGGCGGAACGCTGTGACGCTGTTTCCGGTTGCGTGTGTCGTCAAGGTTGGGAAGGCGAAAAATGTGACAAAGATGTTGATGAGTGTCAGCAAAGAACGTTGCCTGCTAACTGTACAGGAGCAAACGTAGAATGTGTCAACACTAACGGAGGCTACACGTGCAGGTGTCGTCAGGGATACGCTGCAGACAACAACGGCGTGTGTCAAG ATATTAACGAATGTTCTGAGCCAGTTTGTGATCAGAATTGCAACAACACCATCGGCAGCTACGTTTGCACCTGCGACAACGGCTTCTACTGGAATACAACCACCCTGACATGCAAAG ATGTGGACGAATGCGCTACCCTGGAGACAAATGTTTGTACTCAACGCTGTGAGAATACCGCAGGATCATTCCGCTGCTCCTGTAACGTCACAGGATACATCCTGAACAACGACGGCTTCACGTGCAGAT ACGTCAGCAACACCACAGCGACAGCGGAGCTGACGACCGGACAGATCGCCGGCATCGTCGTTGGAAGTGTTGGAGGTGTCGCCGTTGTAGCAACAGCAGTTGGCTTTGTGGTGCTGAAAGTGAAAG